The DNA region aaataataaatggaaacgttatttctatttttaaaagatctgTATGATCtcttaaaaaggaaataaaataatcaaaaagaaattattacttttttacagAATCTATATgattctttgctttttttctacaaaactGATCTAAGATCTTAATTCTTACGtcttaaagaatataaaaagaaaaaaaaaaaagaaaaaataattgaaaaaggatgaaatttaacattcgtccttttctttccttaggATGAGGAGGAGCGATACGAGTAAATACGACGTCTCCGAGGTCGCAGGAGTAACCATTTTGCTCCTCGTCGCATTGACTCCTGCTCTTTGCTCCGCCGGAATCCTGGACCCTTTTCAATGGGCAAGAAGCGATCGAATCGAAGTGAACATACCATGGTTACCATGTAAATATTACTTCCTATATATCTAATCcacttatgtatataaaaaaaaaaaaaaaacagcaataacgagtagaaagaaaaataagtatataaaaaaaaaataatcgagacatcacgattgaaaaattcatactATGTACTTTACAGTCGAGAACGAAACAAGGTGTTACGATGAATTAGGCTGTTTAAACATAACCAGAAGTTGGTATCACTTGATGCATCGACCACTCAACGTATTCCCTTTACCGAGAGAGGTAATCAATACCAGCTTCATTCTTTACACCAATGACAATCCAACTGTGGTGAGTTcgataaagaattttcatCTTAAACATTCCAATCGTATAATTCaatgaaacgaatgaattcATGATCATAGGGTCACGTATTGATGGTAGCCAAGGACAAGTCTATCAAATATTCCAATTTTGATCCTAAACGAAAGACTAAGTTCATCATCCATGGTTTCATTGATACACCACTTAGCAGTTGGGTAAAGGTAtagagtatataatataatatatctttttaagtattataaattaaaaacaaacgaattaatattcatatattaatatttaggAAATGAGGAACGAATTGTTAAAACACGGAGATTACAATGTAATTGTGGTTGATTGGGCTGGTGGTAGTCTACCACTTTATACTCAAGCTACTGCCAATACCAGATTAGTAGGCTTAGAAATAGCTCATCTTATAAAACACTTGCAGgtgaagaaaaattcaattgttaattatattagcatgattttgttattactatatatctatatatgcacTTGTTATAATGACATTTGTTTgtttgacgaaaaaaaaataaataaataaaacagacCAACTACGGATTGGATCCAAACGATATTCATCTGATAGGTCACAGTCTTGGTGCTCATACAGCTGGTTATGCTGGTGAAAAATTACGTGGTAACATCGGTCGAATAACAGGCTTAGATCCAGCGGAACCATATTTTCAGGGAATGCCAAGTCACATTCGTTTGGATTATACCGATGCCCAACTGGTCGACGTTATTCATACGGATGGAAagagtatatttttcttaggTAGGCGAGTCCAAAATccagagaaaaacaaaaagaggaaatgTATACATCTTTCTGAACAATTTatcgctaaaaaaaaaaaaaaaagaacaaaaaaaaaacaaatcttgTCAATACTACATCATAAACGAAATTTCACCGCAGTgcatattttatcttttagttgtagaaaatgataagaaaaagaatgtcgattgaaaatgtttttattcgtttaactcaattcgttaattaattcgtataacAATTGCAAATAACATCGAAGTAAGCagcagaaaataaatttattatatactttgtGCATATTCATGGAACTGAAATTTCATCGTACAACATTATCATCTGTGTTTCAtcttggaaaagagaaaatagaaagaaaaaaaaaaaaaaggaaaagaaaaagagaaaaatttacatacatacatataaatgttccttatcgttatttaatattagaaatgaaaatattaatattaatttgtataattaattggaaataacgttaagataaatttttaattacaatacgTCTATCTTCTTGAtgtatgaaatttcatttatgaTTTATCAATGATCGTCGACTGTTTGATCAAAATATTAAGAGATCTAAAATGAtaatgagaaattaaataaataaaaaactataagGGCTTCCAGGTTATGGGATGAGCCAAGCTTGTGGACATTTGGACTTTTATCCGAACAATGGAAAAGAACAACCAGGTTGTACGGACCTAAGTGAGACAACACCATCTTTACCATTGACTCTAATACGTGAAGGTTTCGATGAAGCATCACGGGTCCTGGTGGCTTGCAATCATGTGCGTGCCATAAAGCTCTTTACCGAGAGCATCAATTCGAAGTGTCAATATATAGCTCACGAATGTTCGAGTTATACTACATTCCTGAAAGGAGAGTGTTTTTCCTGCAAGGGCAACGATAGTCTAAACTGTGCGATAATGGGCTATCACGCCGATGCTAGTCCAGCTTTGCTAAAACGTAGAGCTATTAAACAGGATGTTTCTTCGTTGCTAGgatctaaatttttttttaacaccgGCAAGGAGGATCCTTATTGCAGTAAGTTAAATAACAAGTTGGAATGATCTTGTATTTAATCGTTGTTGCTGTTTTTgttaatctatataatatcttcataaattttaagacattttattaaatagaagTTAATCAGTTTTAAAgactattataaatatttgatatatacgtatatatatttttgtttgtttctaataaatcgatgaattattatttaggaAGACACTATAGGATAACAATCAATCTAGCTAGACCACCAACTGCTGAAAGTTGGGTTCAAGGTTTCATGAAGGTCACTCTTCATGCTGACAACGGACTGATACGTAATATGGATCTCACGCCTAGGtgcgattataataatatccacTTCGAGTGTCTACATCTAAATTGGCCGTCATTACGAATTATTcatgatttttcaaattgcAGTGGTTATATGAGACTAGAACATGGCTCGAGCGTACGAATGGTAGTTGCTCATCCATCAGGTTCGATTGGCAAGATCAGACGTGTCGAGTTATCTTGGTCTTATGATATGGACGTGCTTCAACCGCGATCACTATGCTTTTTTTGGTGTAACGATCGACTATACGTAAACAGTGTTAATGTTGACGTTATGGAATTACCAGGAAGAGGGTGagtcttttaatatatacctaACATTAAACAACAAGTTAGcgtgataataacaataataattacatttaaaattaattaacaatttagttaagtgaaattttcaacgataatgTGCTTTATACTCTAACAATAAGATATgttgcaataaattttttttatctgtgttacataacaaatagaaaaagagagaccgaTCTCTCCAGCAAGTTATGTTCAGCGAATAGGCAGCAATACACAGAAATTGCCAGTGGTTCGGCAGCTTCGTTCGTTGACAATTGTTGATGATCAATGAATTCAATTAAATCTTCGCGCATGGATGGGGactgataataatattcatgtatgtacatgAACAGTGatataagtaagtacatacatacgtcatACACAGAATCTTCGTCAAATTTGTTTCTCGactatatttcgaaaaaaaaagaaaagagagcacAAAAGTATCAACACTATTAACTCCAGTATGTGCAAATGATTTAACATAAGAATATTACATGCGTGTAAACGCTCAACACTCGGTAGAGATCTTTTCcttaagaaaaagacaaaaaatagtaataaaaagaaaagaagttaataataataataataataataataataataataataataataataataataataataatagtattaatagtaataataataataataataataataataataataataataataaacagacAAGAAGGCATCGTCGATAAAATTGCTATACTTTTGGTAATGATCGAGAGGATTGTTAAAAGCATTttcttgcaattttttttcttttttttttttgttcatttttttctcattttttatatcctttggACATAGCTAACATTACAAGTAAATTAAAGCGTTTTATATAGCTAATTCTTCAGCTAACTGTAAAATCTCTCTTCAacagtattaattattaatcgattttgtaTATCTTGtgtacaagatatatatatatatatatgtatgtgtatatatatatataatatatatatatatatacatgatgaatatacgtaataaaagATGCGCGCGATGAACATGTGCGTGcgtgttgtgtgtgtatgtacgtgagTTAATGACGGATGAtaatgtgtgtctgtgtgtgatTTCGATTATAAAGCTAATATActctaatgtaaaaaataaagaataagcgACGAGGTCATCATCAATTACAGTACGAAGCAATTATCTgcgtttatctttttttttctattttttttttgttttttcttttttttcctttcaattcggcatgttttttttgtttgtttgtttgttttatttccttctgtTGTTGCATTGTAACTATGACTTAGTCTAActctactattttcttttgcatctCTACTATGtcgttttaattctttttttctttttttttttgttctttttccctttactttttttggtcttttttcttttattatcgttcttttctactttcattGCATGGACAGTATAAACGAAGAAACTATTAGCCATTATTATTCGCATAGGAACGTTAattatttgtgtgtatgtgtgtgtgtgtgcgcgtgtgtgtatatgtctgtatgtatgtatgtgcaactatatatcattttataatttaaatatcattttttttttttaatgaaacgcGTAAAGATTTAACTTGTACTCTTCAGGAACACATTGTACACAATGAGAGTGACTGTGTATAtcgtcaaataaaaataatagtcgaTCCGTGATAGGTTTTTGGGCAGCTCTGTATAACAttgttatatttctctctctttctctctctctctctctctctctttctctctctttctctctctctctctctctctctctcacacactttctctctcattctccctcacttttttcgttctctctctctctctctctctctttctttctctctctctctctctttcagaaACTGTGATAAGCGTAACGGTGCCTTTAAACATTTCTTCGCTACAATTACATAGATGAAGCTGAATTTGTTTAACAAtagtaatgatgatgacgatgtgatgacgatgatgatgatggcgacgataatgatgatgacgatgaagctgatgacgatgacgatgatgatgatgacgatgacgatgatgatgatagagatgaataagaagaagaagaagaagaagaagaagaatatatcaTCTGTTTTCGATGACAATGTTGAGAGTTCAAAAACATCGTTTAAGATTCTTCATTAATCCCATAAACACGTTGAAATAGTTATGAAACTAATAATGTTAATGTGTTAAATATGTTCTATATAAGCGAAATggtgaaataatatatatacatatatgtatgtaagtttAACGTTTAGGAAACtcaaaaagaggaaaaatcaaagaaacgCATCTGCGAGTACAACTTATTGATGTTTTACAATGTTTACTCCTTTGATAAACGTTTTACACGTCTCTCAATCCATCGCTTATACAAAAAAGATCATCGCGAAGAGTGCAGCTATACATGATAACACATGGGGATCTTGTATCTTACACGAGATTCAACAATGATCGAGTAAAAAAGCCGTCCGCTTGCTTGCTTCGCGCGGTAACAAGGGGatggtaaaatatatatatgtatatgtgtgtatatgatatatatatatatataaacacatatatacatacatatataagtatgtatatgcatatatatatatatataagtatgtatatatacacacataaatatatatatatatatagacatacaaTGTGATATATAGAGGGATCTAcataatataatctaataatctctatctctttataaCATAGAatctgtatataaataataaataaaaagtgagaAGGAGAATAGTATGGCGTTATTAGCTTGGTAAAACTTTGAGCACTAAACTTACCAACACGAACATTCAAGATTTTTAATGACGAGAAATCGTCGACGACGATAGATGaacaaacgaataaacaaaaaaaatacgaacgtGTAGAGAACAGTGAGATAACTAACAACGGGTGTGAATATACATCTGATTCATTTGGCATAATAGTCTAAAGTGTTCTTTGCTAGCGTAATAGAATGGTCAGTGAAGATCATCGACCCAAGCAGTGTCTAACGACTCGATCAGAGTACGAACAAAAGCCATTTCCTTTCGtgcattttctaatataacaCGAGGATCTTGTGATGTGCACCGTAAAATGTTTGGTGCCATTACCATTGCAAGATTATTTGCATCCATTTTGGTACGTGCTACTACTTCGGGCCTGGCAAATatctaaaatgaaaaatttgatttattttagcTTACTATTGTAATAGATCCCATTTTCGATAATGATCATTAACCCCCGTTGCGTTACAACTATCAAGCAGCATTGTTGGCATAACAACAAGATAACACGTAAACTCACGCGTACATATGAAGAGCACGCGAAGAACGCGTGTACGATACTTATCGCAAAATTACGGTATTATCGAaacttatacatttttattaatataattattaaaaaaggcCAATATTGATAGCAGTACTGGAAATTGGAATGGAAAGCTTTGAGTTGTTATGTCAGCGAAATGCTAAAACGTTCGTTGAAGCGCAAAGGGTTAACAGGATTAATTACTTACCTGTAAGAATCGTATAAGGTGACACAAAACGCGTCGATTGAGATCAGGCAATCTATCAACGATAGCAGCTACGCTACTTGCTGAAACTTGTGCATCGTCGTGACGCATCGATACGCACTCCGTATAAAAGGAGTCGGGTATCAAAGGCTCGTACAATTCGCGTACCCATAACTTTAATAAGGAAGCAGGAGCATGTGCATCTTGGGACGCTGCCAATATCGCACCATCCTCAAATTTATCTAAGCAGGCTTTCAAAGCGCTAACTTCGTCGGCATCGGCTGATACTCGGAATATACCCTCCGTTAACGTTCCACCACGTACCAATACTTGTCTGGTTAAGGTCGTTTGTATCCATGGTAATTCTCGAAGAGGGAAACGATCTCTTTGCAAAGCCATTACTTCGGATAATGTTGCACCAAACATCGATGCACGGAAAATTTGGATCTACCGTTGAAAATAGAAGAGTAGAAAATTGTAGGCACGTTTTAGACACAGTTagattatttatgaaataattaccCTGGCTTGATCGATATCTTCTATGGTAGCTTTACGTGGCTGTCGTTTACCATGAGCACCAATCCGCTGAAGACGTTTACAGGCAACGGTTGCATAATGACTGACCTGTACATGAATCGGCCACTTAGCCACCTCTGGAAATTGGAAGTTCGGATCGCGGTGCCTATTCATGTATCCTTCGAGGTAAGGTTCGAATGTAGCGCTAGGTGGTACGAAGGCTAAACAGACAGCCATCAGTTCCCAGCCTCTACGAAGACTTTCTTTTCGTGGATTTTCTGTAGTCTGTCTACAGATTTGAACGTATAATTCATCGCGTAACGGTGGTTTCGAAAATGCTGTATTTACGATGTCCATAGCAACTCCGTCTAACGTCATACCAACGTTTGCCTTACGATCACCCATATATACCTGAACCAATCGAAACAAATTGCAAGCCTctcttttcaataatttttcaccGTCTACGACAACCAACATAGGCTGGGGTATCGGATCCTTCGACCAACTGAGAATATCGCGGACACTGAATTTCTTTCGGAACAATAATCTCAATCCCTTCGGTCGCCCACAATTCAAGTTAAGATTGTCTTGAgcatatttttcgatatcacCACCACTGGTACTATCGTCACGGCGTGCCTCATCTAAATCTGCATTATCGTTTCCTGTAACCCCGCTTGGTGTAGAAGTTAGGGTGGACGATGGTAAAGATACTCGTCTTACGCACGGAACGACAGTATCTTGTGTCTCTGGTTGCGTCACTATAGTCGGCGAAGCTGGTGGAGATGGTTGCGGCCTTGTTAACGTGTCGGCTGTATTATAATAGGTCGCTAAACCAGCAGTGTCGTAGTTACCTAGATCTATAATCACAAATGAAAGAGATTAGTTAAGATCGTTGtatcattgatataaattaaaatgtattatatcgaCGATATTCAATGTATTAACCAGCATAATGATCTTCGAGATACTCTTGGCTAGACGAATCGCCCTGATTACTTGCTGCCTCGTCATCGGCAAACTGATCGTCCGAATCATCGTCGACTCTTCCTCCGATACCTCCGCTTCGACCACCTTCTTCGTCTAAAGAATCATCACCCTCTTCTACTAACAATGGATCTCCAAACTTGTAACAACCTTTAAAAAcgatattcataatatttcgtAACATACGACACATCATCGGATAATACGGAATAGAACATCTAAATACCCGATAGCTTAGCTTGCTGAAGAATATAATGTTGAAGTGGTAACAAATGGTCGGCATCTGATAAAAGATTTCCATAGAAAGGAGACAACGGTGGACTTGGATTACCattgcttctctttttcttactatcTTCCGTATCCAAATGACCTTCTATATCTTCCCCTACAGCACTATTACTACTGCTGTTGCTACTGTTGCTACTGCTTGTGTTACTACTAAGTCGCTGCCTAGATTGTTCGTGACTTTGACTTATCAAATAACGCTCGTGCATCGCATCctcgtctctatctcttcttctactttgctgttgctgttgctgctgctgctgttgctgctgctgctgttgttgctgttgttgttgctgctgatGTAATTGTTGCAACTTTTGCTGTTGCACGAAACTGTAACTACGAGCCAGAGGCTGCGACGTGCCTACGAAACAATCACAATCGAAGTTCAATACTTTGGAAGCGTACAATTTAAAGGCAACATCGTACAATTATGTACTTACAGTCGAGCGAATTATTGCACGCTGTGTTTCTTCtatattccttctctctgtcaCGATcccgttctctttctctctcagatACTTCCATACTTCTTTGCTTAGCTACGTTACCAATAATTCCTGTACCTCGCACTAGACTCTTGGATGGATCGTTTCTCTCTGCTAACATTGCCCCATACATATCACGAACATTTGCTTCTGACAATGACGCGGAACATCCATAATGTCTTTTACCTATACTACCTGTAGTATCTTGCTTATTCATATTCCGTGGATGCATGGAACTTGGATAAAAGGCAGAAGTATTAGATTTGTCCAAACtattaactctttctctttgatgcATTTCCCAATCTCTTTCCCTAAGGAAACGGTTACCACTTTCGACCAACGAACCATACTTTTCACCTTGCGATTTATAACTATGACTTATTTGAACTTCTGGCGGACGATAGGGTGGCATTTCTTGCCTAAATACTCTTGACTCCATTAAAGAATCTCTATATGGAGACGTACTTGGTTCAGGACCGTAGGAACCCCTACTACTTTCTTTAcctaaattttcaaatatatttgaataatcgatctttcgattcgattcgataaaagaaTCTTCCGAAATCTTaccatttttgttcttttcaagATCCAAATTTCCTACTCTACCCTCGCGTTGTGTATCTGGGAAAGTCTTTTTCTTGAAGAGAGGGGTACTAGTTGAGAGAGACAATCCCAGTGGTGGTGGTTCGCCCAACGGTATAGACTTCTGATTTTTAACGCTTTCAAGAGTTCCACTTTTGTGACATCTACCTTCTAACGTGCCGCTATGCTGCCTAGGTGAAGACTGAGCGTGTGCCGGAGGAGGCTGGACCGTagaacgatgatgatgacgatgcgGTGAGTCCAACAATCGATACCCTGTTGATTCTAAAGACGTACGACTATGGGAGACAGAACTATCACTGGATCGACCAGAATCTTGCGAATGATTATGTTGCCGTCTAGTCGCCGGTACTTCGTGATGTCTATGGTGTCGATTAttatggtgatgatgatgatgatgatgatgtcgTCTCGAGGAAGGAGATGGAGACGGCGGAGATGTCTGCATATCCACACCGATACCAGATGTTCGAGATTTACTTGCATTACCCACTTGCTATCGAACAAAAATGatgtataaaattgatatacgAAGCACATTAAACAGATATCTTTGtgcaaataataatcttaCCAGTGTAACAGATAAATTAGGATTGTCTTGATGATTGAAACGCATCGAACGACTAACAGGTGTTTGAGTCTGCGTAGACACagactctttctttcttgattctGCATTTTTTTGGACATCACCTCCGCTACTACCAGCCGGCTCTGTGTTCTGTTTTAACGTCTACAATTTCCCAGTTTTTATAGATTGAAAAACttgtaaaaatgtaaagaagTATAAAGcggataaaattatttacctgAAGCTTCGCTAAAGGGATAATGTCGCAATCGGTTGGGCGGTGCCAAACAGTTTTCTGAGATGTGGcattataatagtaaaatcTTGAAGTATTCTGATCAAATAATTCCCACCATTGATTATTATCCGTCTTCTtcctataaattattcataagtGTGAACTAATGAATGATTCATAACTTCAAAATGGTTATATTGgtttaacgatataaaaactTATGATATCTTACACAGGTACGCCAGGTGGTGGATCCCATACGCATTCTCCAGTAGTAAGATTAGCATACATATGCTCCTTTGTACGTGGTTCTATGATTTCAACCCATTCCATCCTACTGTAATTATTTGCAATTAAGACATCAGATATAAGATACATATGACATAGATTTTTTGCatgcatatatctatctatattctAAAAGGAATATgaatcaattataaatataaccaAATTAACCAAAGTAACCCAAACTAAAGTAAATACATTAAACGGCAAGTAGATACAAGTAGATATAAGTAACCAACTCATTGCCAGAGACACATAGACATAATCCATTAGTCACTTTTTTTCCAGAAATAAAAGAcatgataaaaatacaaacataataaaaaaaaaaaaaggaaaagagaaaagtaaagaaaaaaaaaaaaaaagacacaaGAAAGAACACTCGACCCCTATTGTTAAGATCATAAATTGATGGGAATGCTGGTGGCATTACAAGCAACTGCCTGATGTCATGTTATCCGTTTAATTGGTTAAAATAGGCCGCGGAGAGTCATTCGCGCGTAGATCGTGTACGTATAgtcgcgaaaaaagaaaaatgaatgcgCGAAATcgtgaaagaaggaaaaaagaaaaaaaaggaaagataacgCAGTGCGCACAGAAAGGGAACGAGAACGAAGGCATAAAAATGACAATGTAAAACACAATAAGGAAATTGCAAGGGACCCGCCCCAATATCTTCTAGAATCGTGAGAAACGTGATAACTAAGTCCCATCTAAGAACACGAAAAACCTGTCTACAGTGAAAACTGGGACGGGTCAGTGGTAAAAATTCACTATCGATCTGCAAACCATTCGGCCAAaagcatacatacattaaatCGTTATGCGACTATCGCGTTTACGACTTTAATCATagagaaaattgatttattttacctGTCGGATGCCATTTCGAACTATTCTTCTTAAATTCGTGCACTGAACAGTATAACTTAACGTCACTATCTGACACTTCATAAGAACAACAATGACACTTCGATGTTGCAACGTCCCATTTCCACGAGCACGAGCGACGCACTCCCTTCATGGCAGCCTAGCGCGGCCATCTTTATCCTTGCAATCAAGCCAAACTTCTCTCTACCTTATTTTAGATAAGGCGTGTACtcttacatacatttttatttcgatattacttAACGTACGCctttagaataataattttatatatatatatatatatacatatatatatattatatatatttttttattattttttgttgatcgactcaaataaaaaattattactaattaaaGTATACAAACTTATCGTTTAGAATAGATTACATATCGTCATTTTCCGAATAACAATGTGAATAACTtttcacttatatatatgtatgtgtgtgtatgtatatatatatatagatagatagatagatagacatatatatacacgtatatattagacaatttttcaaaacttaTTTAGAAAGTTTACTACTATTCATTGTGTATCATATTCCgtgagaataatatttaataatcaacaTCATATTGTCtgcaataatttattacaaacgtCATCTTCGGACGTGCTATTATGCGAATACCGAATTTGGTATAGGTTAGAAAGACTGACACCATATTTTCTCTGATATAGATACCAcactaataaaaatgaaatggcATATCACTGCTCGAATTAATTCCTccattgttccttttttttttcttttttctccttttccatttattatttcctataatattgatcgatcgatctatttaAAGCACACGATTCTTTAAACAAATGATAcacaaacaaatattataaatttgtagatATTCACTTTAACACACAcaataaagaataatgaaataacgatCTCACTGGTATTAACTCTTagcataatttaatattacatttttttgcaataaaaaagtaaataaataaatatataaaaaacaatcttttcgataattattgttgttaataaACATAGTTAACGAAGTAcaataagattattaatgaatatgaTAAAAGTGATTTCATCCACGAGTagatttaaatagaaatgataatcaataaataatgtctatgtatgtatgtgcatgtgtatgtgtgaaaaaatatatatatatatattacattaactAGAACGAAGATTACAAAGAAGTCATGCAAAATCAGAAAGAAGCTTTGGAGATACAGTTGGTGATTGTTGCGCCATCTAAAGGACAATTGCAAAGTTACAGCAATCTTTATCATAGAAGAGTTATTGGTCTAAGTGTTTTTTGCAGTTAGTATCTTGTGTCATCGTATTAATTTGTGACGCGTTTATGTTGttgataattaatacttatgaggtacagatatatatattgttgcaTTATCCAAAGTCAATCGCGTATAATAgtgttgtaaaaaaataatacgaggCGTATTATTTCTGTTGAAAGAGTTGAATTTAACTGGAAAATATATCATGGATGATCACAACATggatcaaaatattttaacagtGCTGAAACTTCTTATGATAGGAGAATCTAACGTGGGTAAATCAAGGTAGATATATTGTAAggttatacgtatatacacatatatatttcatttttcttaatatgaTTAATTCGAAGTATAAAGTTAGTTGATAATataacgtttttttcttctttttttctttctattctatacttttttcttttattttattatattttttttttttgcagtaTACTTTTAAGGTT from Vespula pensylvanica isolate Volc-1 chromosome 12, ASM1446617v1, whole genome shotgun sequence includes:
- the LOC122633570 gene encoding uncharacterized protein DDB_G0283357 isoform X2, with protein sequence MASDSRMEWVEIIEPRTKEHMYANLTTGECVWDPPPGVPVKKTDNNQWWELFDQNTSRFYYYNATSQKTVWHRPTDCDIIPLAKLQTLKQNTEPAGSSGGDVQKNAESRKKESVSTQTQTPVSRSMRFNHQDNPNLSVTLQVGNASKSRTSGIGVDMQTSPPSPSPSSRRHHHHHHHHHNNRHHRHHEVPATRRQHNHSQDSGRSSDSSVSHSRTSLESTGYRLLDSPHRHHHRSTVQPPPAHAQSSPRQHSGTLEGRCHKSGTLESVKNQKSIPLGEPPPLGLSLSTSTPLFKKKTFPDTQREGRVGNLDLEKNKNGKESSRGSYGPEPSTSPYRDSLMESRVFRQEMPPYRPPEVQISHSYKSQGEKYGSLVESGNRFLRERDWEMHQRERVNSLDKSNTSAFYPSSMHPRNMNKQDTTGSIAERNDPSKSLVRGTGIIGNVAKQRSMEVSERERERDRDREKEYRRNTACNNSLDCTSQPLARSYSFVQQQKLQQLHQQQQQQQQQQQQQQQQQQQQQQSRRRDRDEDAMHERYLISQSHEQSRQRLSSNTSSSNSSNSSSNSAVGEDIEGHLDTEDSKKKRSNGNPSPPLSPFYGNLLSDADHLLPLQHYILQQAKLSGCYKFGDPLLVEEGDDSLDEEGGRSGGIGGRVDDDSDDQFADDEAASNQGDSSSQEYLEDHYADLGNYDTAGLATYYNTADTLTRPQPSPPASPTIVTQPETQDTVVPCVRRVSLPSSTLTSTPSGVTGNDNADLDEARRDDSTSGGDIEKYAQDNLNLNCGRPKGLRLLFRKKFSVRDILSWSKDPIPQPMLVVVDGEKLLKREACNLFRLVQVYMGDRKANVGMTLDGVAMDIVNTAFSKPPLRDELYVQICRQTTENPRKESLRRGWELMAVCLAFVPPSATFEPYLEGYMNRHRDPNFQFPEVAKWPIHVQVSHYATVACKRLQRIGAHGKRQPRKATIEDIDQARIQIFRASMFGATLSEVMALQRDRFPLRELPWIQTTLTRQVLVRGGTLTEGIFRVSADADEVSALKACLDKFEDGAILAASQDAHAPASLLKLWVRELYEPLIPDSFYTECVSMRHDDAQVSASSVAAIVDRLPDLNRRVLCHLIRFLQIFARPEVVARTKMDANNLAMVMAPNILRCTSQDPRVILENARKEMAFVRTLIESLDTAWVDDLH
- the LOC122633570 gene encoding uncharacterized protein DDB_G0283357 isoform X3 → MASDSRMEWVEIIEPRTKEHMYANLTTGECVWDPPPGVPVKKTDNNQWWELFDQNTSRFYYYNATSQKTVWHRPTDCDIIPLAKLQTLKQNTEPAGSSGGDVQKNAESRKKESVSTQTQTPVSRSMRFNHQDNPNLSVTLQVGNASKSRTSGIGVDMQTSPPSPSPSSRRHHHHHHHHHNNRHHRHHEVPATRRQHNHSQDSGRSSDSSVSHSRTSLESTGYRLLDSPHRHHHRSTVQPPPAHAQSSPRQHSGTLEGRCHKSGTLESVKNQKSIPLGEPPPLGLSLSTSTPLFKKKTFPDTQREGRVGNLDLEKNKNGKESSRGSYGPEPSTSPYRDSLMESRVFRQEMPPYRPPEVQISHSYKSQGEKYGSLVESGNRFLRERDWEMHQRERVNSLDKSNTSAFYPSSMHPRNMNKQDTTGSIERNDPSKSLVRGTGIIGNVAKQRSMEVSERERERDRDREKEYRRNTACNNSLDCTSQPLARSYSFVQQQKLQQLHQQQQQQQQQQQQQQQQQQQQQQSRRRDRDEDAMHERYLISQSHEQSRQRLSSNTSSSNSSNSSSNSAVGEDIEGHLDTEDSKKKRSNGNPSPPLSPFYGNLLSDADHLLPLQHYILQQAKLSGCYKFGDPLLVEEGDDSLDEEGGRSGGIGGRVDDDSDDQFADDEAASNQGDSSSQEYLEDHYADLGNYDTAGLATYYNTADTLTRPQPSPPASPTIVTQPETQDTVVPCVRRVSLPSSTLTSTPSGVTGNDNADLDEARRDDSTSGGDIEKYAQDNLNLNCGRPKGLRLLFRKKFSVRDILSWSKDPIPQPMLVVVDGEKLLKREACNLFRLVQVYMGDRKANVGMTLDGVAMDIVNTAFSKPPLRDELYVQICRQTTENPRKESLRRGWELMAVCLAFVPPSATFEPYLEGYMNRHRDPNFQFPEVAKWPIHVQVSHYATVACKRLQRIGAHGKRQPRKATIEDIDQARIQIFRASMFGATLSEVMALQRDRFPLRELPWIQTTLTRQVLVRGGTLTEGIFRVSADADEVSALKACLDKFEDGAILAASQDAHAPASLLKLWVRELYEPLIPDSFYTECVSMRHDDAQVSASSVAAIVDRLPDLNRRVLCHLIRFLQIFARPEVVARTKMDANNLAMVMAPNILRCTSQDPRVILENARKEMAFVRTLIESLDTAWVDDLH